From Lathamus discolor isolate bLatDis1 chromosome 15, bLatDis1.hap1, whole genome shotgun sequence, a single genomic window includes:
- the LOC136022309 gene encoding centrosome-associated protein 350-like, with protein sequence MGDTSKDVALAWKSLQKAKAVLQKIENKFYHQTWRCAKSQAARRKLWHEKSFDGERNKDETALNEKSNEIPSAYRKGSCIALCPAQSQICFHESPSVSSGPSSMTPMEESSSAPCSSAGEENVDAEGTAGTWSSAKCLFRPRRDHFREQTDSRGHTIQKKTSPCSLCHPPQCPAKSSPCSAVQSGSWNNVLIPACHLPSGRKPSAEKLEDLWKKSPQNKLEQLKKRIQEQKQKQEAAPQEKRLVSAYAKEPLQKRGLKRKVCKVMSAPPAPAHRDQRERSSAWRVRTQSQRQPSPKSSALERAATGKGAKLPGASAWREGQKLARKLLGPPTTFPNLRSTAEEQTTATTPSKAPTKDTKHILRSLHLQSQCHNEHRHTRLHQDTAKGRVESLQRYLGIHSPPPGPQDTALSAFSGEKICSSAMKDGAMPRTSRNSSRGKSASPQRQKSLNSTAQKESEKENLKHSSKRRVNIKKPHPYSPEIIQEFMYQKKEERKKKSLEEKKSLVQATELRNKRLQEVYRKQREAVGRKTCSDQMQKLTGKTASAKGCPQSKHEREQTTAGIPERSFTAWVDKTSWTLLSEDYTSRSQLKAVQSLKTREASASPATPESKCWFVSPLKREDSRDCSPPASHMPPLSFFLPQEDTKPYSKDLTSGLSPHRSKQEQVKVIHSLSKELSEKIEMATKRLNAVSWTQGSTGKTSSEKNRELYNESSSVPEPDTSKHEQDSTMTIQLLLDAPDPNTLVVPSGFAVNKGSEVDTSLLHGKPITGTATPFHRFFSRR encoded by the exons ATGTGGCCTTGGCTTGGAAGAGTCTCCAGAAAGCCAAAGCAGTG CTACAAAAGATTGAAAACAAATTCTATCATCAGACATGGAGATGTGCCAAATCCCAGGCAGCCAGGAGAAAGCTTTGGCATGAAAAAAGCTTTG ATGGCGAGAGGAACAAAGATGAAACTGCTTTGAATGAGAAAAGCAATGAGATTCCTTCAGCCTACAG aAAGGGAAGCTGTATTGCTCTCTGCCCTGCTCAGTCACAGATCTGTTTCCATGAGAGCCCTTCTGTGAGCTCTGGTCCATCCAGCATGACCCCCATGGAGGAATCAAGCTCAGCAccttgcagctctgctggggaggagaatgtGGATGCTGAAGGCACAGCTGGGACATGGTCTTCTGCAAAGTGCTTGTTCAGACCAAGAAGGGACCATTTCAGGGAGCAGACAGATTCAAGAGGTCACacaatacaaaagaaaacatctccCTGCTCTCTGTGTCACCCACCTCAGTGCCCTGCAAAGAGCAGTCCATGCTCAGCTGTCCAAAGTGGCAGCTGGAACAATGTCCTGATTCCTGCATGCCACCTTCCATCAGGCCGCAAGCCCAGTGCTGAGAAGCTGGAAGACTTGTGGAAAAAATCACCCCAGAACAAGTTAGAGCAACTCAAGAAGAGAATCcaggagcagaagcaaaagcaggaaGCAGCACCGCAGGAGAAACGCCTAGTTTCTGCCTACGCTAAAGAGCCACTGCAAAAAAGAGGCCTGAAGAGAAAGGTGTGCAAAGTGATgtctgctcctcctgctccagctcacAGAG ACCAAAGAGAGAGAAGCTCAGCATGGAGAGTTCGAACACAAAGCCAGAGGCAGCCTTCACCCAAGTCCTCTGCACTCGAGAGAGCAGCAACAGGTAAAG GTGCAAAGCTGCCTGGTGCTTCTGCCTGGAGAGAAGGTCAGAAGTTAGCTAGGAAGTTGCTTGGTCCACCCACTACCTTTCCAAACCTGAGgagcacagctgaagagcagacCACAGCAACTACCCCCAGCAAGGCACCAACCAAGGATACAAAGCACATACTCAGGAGCTTGCACTTGCAAAGCCAGTGTCACAATGAACACAGACACACAAGGCTCCACCAGGACACTGCAAAAGGAAGGGTGGAATCTCTGCAGAGATACCTGGGGATCCATTCTCCTCCACCTGGACCTCAGGACACAGCTCTCTCTGCcttcagtggggaaaaaatatgcTCTTCAGCAATGAAAGATGGAGCCATGCCCAGGACctcaagaaacagcagcagaggaaaaagtgCATCCCCTCAGAGACAGAAAAGCTtaaacagcactgcacagaaagagtctgagaaagaaaaccttaaaCACTCCTCAAAAAGGAGGGTGAACATTAAGAAACCTCACCCCTACAGCCCTGAAATTATTCAGGAGTTTATGTatcaaaagaaggaagaaagaaagaaaaaaagcctggaagagaaaaagtcCTTGGTGCAGGCCACGGAGCTGAGAAATAAGAGATTGCAGGAAGTATATAGGAAACAGAGAGAAGCTGTAGGAAGGAAAACATGTTCTGATCAGATGCAGAAGCTCACGGGTAAAACAGCATCTGCAAAAGGGTGTCCTCAGAGTAAACATGAACGA gagcaAACCACTGCTGGCATTCCAGAGAGGAGTTTCACGGCCTGGGTGGATAAAACATCCTGGACTCTATTAAGTGAAGACTACACAAGCAG AAGTCAACTAAAAGCAGTTCAGTCACTTAAAACCAGAGAGGCATCAGCTTCTCCAGCAACACCAGAGTCCAAGTGCTGGTTTGTCAGTCCTCTGAAACGCGAAGACTCGAGGGACTGCTCTCCCCCAGCCTCGCACATGCCTCCCCTgagcttctttcttcctcaggaAGATACAAAACCTTATTCCAAGGACTTGACTTCTGGTCTTTCTCCACACAGAAGTAAACAGGAACAAGTGAAAGTCATACATAGTCTATCTAAGGAACTTTCAGAGAAGATTGAGATGGCAACCAAGAGACTGAATGCAGTGAGCTGGACTCAAGGCTCCACTGGCAAAACATCGTCAGAGAAAAATCGGGAACTTTACAATGAGTCTTCTTCAGTCCCAGAACCTGACACCTCCAAGCATGAGCAAGACAGCACAATGACCATACAACTGCTTCTGGATGCACCAGATCCTAACACATTAGTTGTGCCATCAG gttttgctGTGAATAAGGGATCCGAGGTGGACACAAGCTTATTGCATGGAAAGCCCATAACTGGCACAGCCACTCCATTTCACAGATTCTTCTCTAGAAGGTAA
- the LOC136022238 gene encoding uncharacterized protein LOC136022238, protein MHSRKPSALKTERDHSPVDPKIVGERDSYPSVLQEGSLLAEHREPLHDHQAFNLSSPPVSLHHGETLAGDDSRESSEQGSSASQWSEVARHYGGSRTFCRFSLAMAEQCLRGEELRARHQAALLQLRKRALREKARAELAWLEHQQRCLENLQDNEGASAMAAKQRRILTELKQEQAEIQHLQNIYRAAHQDRKLILKQQKEILMMQHLTAQLQEKLRNLAGEEEATKSQSLDASLTRSPAAEEEIKLKTVRLISSPKLHSSSAESVAHPEKADLLGNRDSRAQLKNKRSKKHEGFPSESKGTLVRYQKQAEELPCLEPSFGVQGPDVSQMVAKKVCGASGQTTGSVFLIKDCKTTELNAQDHVLLPLEHADSARMDEPVSTPFTREGRKCAFLEFMLEEKALLLNPKIDPKDNEDINPCDKVDVPVPYETQQVDGRQCLKHLDHISHEAPDEELQAFSEGSTSTDSSLRLNNFSPGCQSAKSDSSLLEFQQVSAVRIDISESSSSDSESELKNGEDTDVSISHEFVCDNGDAFPDVSEEHLIARSNGKETLLSDKHTEYEVPEEHSTKASSCSQKYAGDDSDHGCTDQLLSFIALDKVNASAHSSQSDNPDKGMDEPHLDDLENYSRNKIYSLVTNQGKATVASCSCSDIYSPKINELKKPSSATSRVKKDAGINSFFVDQNRSLTGFPLTDSLRHPDLVTDQLRNTVSFPPDRDTENNKLLTCLSSRNSSASGGENKHAQLLNKRLESSKPSQIVSLSTSMPGISEEVPLETNSFESFQGVATENQSISTTERQAIKEERKGLCSSVSSKQQLLQAENCSSKGDDGTIFISDEGLPPTDEETLSEILSPVDEVLSYGSADLPSSNKKDLSFPSEDLLPPPLGTDAMKNDAPSLSMDDLPSPPEQMTVLETRHCMDEDVSLKMDTLPPLPDNIVPEEFPLLSREATAVFSTQDSTVSEQPLVKGISGAKGSLSENQQGEHETPMQYSEFLPASNAATSGQAKESLNFTMKQCKTHIALPKDEDNSADPLSSFEIGDRVLVKQTQPGTLMFKGQTYFDSGHWAGVALDKAKGDNAGTYKGVKYFECAEHCGVFVRPNEISHLLGARENDSSYTGDEDSDSSYDDESFKGDCKYSEGDEQRAGFTEEKAEDTNSVGGSEVKETQPRLHTALLSGKRQKFPRCDQCNEFLCQINLMCLGSDTENPEPTQIKQRTLANVIPMESKTGNTDEGNTSKNISCLVEDQKRNKPVGDITSESGTKLLDILIVFSEPAQHKYKSAFATDLRQEDSQKLFLLKENSVSFLSEPSAKVSNVFLCDSDIRSIHGCHTVAERIATKFVDNAVKEYKKIKRKHGSKADKVFPLSPEAPPTTLPVIFDLTCELPCAEYQVTTNPNAFLWMQESSRQLCRRTDVSDVKIQELCKEESQWTYYDDDELTVKMRMTKDIFDSLILDTIRVLNKIYLRRACDSKVSLKDF, encoded by the exons ATGCATTCACGGAAACCATCTGCATTGAAGACTGAAAGAGACCACAGTCCAGTGGATCCCAAAATAGTGGGAGAAAGGGATTCGTATCCCTCAGTGCTTCAAGAAG GATCCCTGCTGGCGGAGCACAGGGAGCCACTGCACGACCATCAGGCCTTTAACCTGTCATCACCTCCGGTCAGTCTGCACCATGGGGAGACCTTGGCAGGGGATGACTCCCGAGAGAGCAGCGAGcagggcagctctgccagccag TGGAGCGAGGTCGCTCGGCACTATGGAGGCTCCAGAACCTTCTGCCGCTTCAGCTTGGCCATGGCGGAGCAGTGCCtgaggggagaggagctgcGAGCTCGGCACCAGGctgctctcctccagctccgCAAGAGAGCTCTCCGGGAGAaagccagggctgagctggcCTGGCTGGAACACCAGCAACG CTGTCTGGAAAACCTGCAGGATAACGAGGGAGCCTCTGCCATGGCCGCAAAGCAGCGCAGAATCCTGACGGAGCTCAAGCAGGAGCAG GCAGAAATTCAGCACCTGCAAAACATCTACAGGGCTGCCCACCAGGATAGAAAACTAATattaaagcagcaaaaagaaatcttaatgATGCAGCATTTGACAGCACAGCTCCAGGAAAAGCTGCGTAATTtggcaggggaggaagaggctaCTAAATCACAGTCACTAGATGCCTCG cTTACAAGGAgcccagcagctgaagaagaaataaagctgaAGACAGTGAGACTTATTTCTAGCCCTAAGTTACATTCCTCTTCAGCAGAGTCTGTGGCCCACCCAGAAAAGGCTGACCTGTTGGGGAATAGGGACAGTCGTGCCCAGCTAAAGAATAAACGAAGCAAGAAGCATGAGGG TTTTCCTTCTGAGAGCAAGGGAACACTGGTACGCTACCAGAAGCAAGCAGAGGAGTTGCCATGTTTGGAGCCATCCTTTGGTGTGCAAGGTCCTGATGTGTCTCAAATGGTGGCCAAGAAAGTGTGTGGTGCTTCTGGTCAAACCACAGGCTCAGTCTTTCTGATTAAAGACTGCAAAACCACAG AGCTTAATGCTCAGGATCATGTTTTATTACCTCTGGAACATGCAGATTCAGCTAGAATGGATGAACCTGTATCTACACCATTTACAAGAGAAGGCAGAAAGTGTGCATTTCTG GAGTTTATGCTGGAGGAAAAGGCACTTCTTTTAAACCCAAAGATAGATCCTAAAGACAATGAAGATATTAATCCATGTGACA AAGTGGACGTGCCTGTCCCGTATGAGACCCAGCAGGTGGATGGGAGGCAGTGTTTGAAGCATTTGGACCATATTTCTCATGAAGCTCCTGATGAAGAACTACAAGCATTTTCTGAAGGATCAACTTCCACTGACTCATCACTCAGGTTGAACAACTTCTCCCCAGGATGTCAAAGTGCCAAATCAGACTCTTCACTCCTGGAGTTTCAGCAGGTGTCTGCAGTTCGGATTGACATTTCAGAAAGCTCCAGTTCAGATTCTGAATCAGAGCTGAAAAATGGAGAGGACACAGATGTCAGTATCTCACACGAGTTTGTCTGTGACAATGGTGATGCATTTCCTGATGTTTCAGAAGAGCATCTCATAGCAAGAAGCAATGGAAAGGAAACATTACTTAGTGACAAACACACTGAATATGAAGTGCCTGAAGAGCACAGCACCAAGGCTTCATCATGCTCCCAGAAATACGCTGGAGATGATTCAGATCATGGCTGCACTGATCAGTTGCTTTCTTTCATTGCATTAGACAAAGTAAATGCCTCAGCACATTCCTCCCAATCTGATAACCCTGACAAAGGAATGGATGAGCCACATCTGGATGACTTGGAAAACTACAGTAGAAACAAAATCTATTCCCTGGTCACAAACCAGGGTAAAGCTACGGTCGCCAGCTGCTCATGCAGTGATATTTACTCACCTAAGATCAATGAACTGAAGAAACCTAGTTCTGCAACTAGCAGAGTGAAAAAGGATGCTGGAATTAACAGTTTCTTTGTGGATCAAAATAGAAGCCTAACGGGGTTTCCACTCACAGATTCTTTGAGACACCCAGATTTGGTGACTGACCAGCTTAGGAACACTGTCTCTTTTCCACCTGACAGAGATACTGAAAATAACAAATTACTGACATGTCTATCTTCAAGAAACTCATCTGCTTCAGGAGGTGAAAATAAGCACGCACAACTTTTGAACAAGAGACTCGAATCCAGCAAACCCAGTCAGATTGTATCCTTGTCCACATCCATGCCTGGAATTTCTGAGGAAGTCCCTTTAGAAACCAACTCATTCGAGTCTTTCCAAGGAGTGGCTACAGAAAATCAAAGTATCTCCACAACAGAAAGGCAAGCcataaaggaagaaagaaagggactGTGTTCTTCTGTCTCCTCAAAACAGCAATTGCTTCAAGCTGAGAACTGCTCTTCCAAAGGTGACGATGGTACAATTTTTATTAGTGATGAGGGTCTCCCTCCAACTGATGAGGAAACCCTGTCAGAAATACTGTCTCCTGTTGATGAAGTATTGTCCTATGGAAGTGCTGACTTGCCATCCTCTAATAAAAAGGATTTGTCATTTCCAAGTGAAgatcttcttcctccccctttaGGCACAGATGCAATGAAAAATGATGCTCCTAGCTTGAGTATGGATGATCTCCCATCTCCACCAGAACAAATGACAGTCTTGGAGACTAGACACTGTATGGATGAAGATGTATCACTGAAAATGGAcacattgcccccattacctgATAACATCGTGCCTGAGGAATTTCCCCTGCTCAGTCGAGAGGCAACTGCTGTTTTTTCAACACAGGATAGTACAGTCTCAGAGCAACCTTTAGTTAAAGGTATTTCTGGTGCGAAGGGGAGCTTATCAGAAAACCAACAAGGAGAACATGAGACACCTATGCAGTATTCAGAGTTTCTGCCTGCATCAAATGCTGCTACTTCTGGTCAGGCCAAGGAAAGTCTCAATTTCACAATGAAACAATGTAAAACACACATAGCACTGCCCAAAGATGAGGATAACAGTGCTGACCCATTGTCATCATTTGAAATTGGGGACAGAGTGTTAGTAAAGCAGACCCAACCTGGAACCCTCATGTTCAAAGGACAGACTTATTTTGATAGTGGCCATTGGGCTGGTGTCGCACTTGACAAAGCTAAAGGTGATAACGCTGGCACTTACAAAGGGGTGAAGTATTTTGAGTGTGCTGAGCACTGTGGTGTCTTTGTCAGACCTAATGAGATCTCCCACTTGCTGGGGGCTAGGGAAAATGATTCCAGTTACACTGGGGATGAAGACTCTGACTCATCCTATGATGATGAATCCTTCAAAGGAGACTGCAAATATTCTGAAGGTGATGAGCAGAGAGCAGGGTttacagaggagaaagcagaagacaCAAACAGTGTGGGAGGATCAGAAGTGAAGGAAACCCAGCCCAGGTTACACACTGCCTTGCTGtctggaaaaagacaaaagtttCCACGTTGTGACCAGTGTAATGAATTCCTCTGTCAAATTAACTTAATGTGCTTGGGATCAGATACAGAAAACCCAGAACcaacacaaataaaacaaaggacCCTTGCAAATGTGATTCCAATGGAAAGTAAGACTGGTAACACAGATGAGGgaaacacaagcaaaaatatttcttgcttgGTAGAGGATCAGAAAAGGAATAAACCTGTTGGTGATATCACAAGTGAATCTGGTACAAAACTTCTTgacattttaattgtattttctgaACCAGCTCAGCACAAATATAAAAGTGCCTTTGCAACAGACCTAAGACAAGAAGACTCTCAGAAATTGTTTCTCCTTAAAGAAAACTCAGTTTCTTTCTTATCTGAACCATCAGCAAAGGTTTCTAATGTCTTCTTGTGTGACTCTGACATACGCAGCATTCACGGTTGTCACACAGTAGCAGAGAGAATTGCAACTAAATTTGTAGACAATGCAGTTAAAGAATATAAGAAGATTAAGAGAAAACATGGCTCAAAAGCAGACAAGGTATTTCCTTTATCTCCAGAGGCTCCTCCAACCACTTTGCCA GTTATATTTGATTTGACCTGTGAGTTGCCATGTGCAGAATATCAAGTGACTACAAATCCAAATGCATTTCTGTGGATGCAAGAAAGTTCCAGGCAACTTTGCAGAAGAACGGATGTCAGTGATGTCAAG ATTCAGGAACTCTGCAAAGAAGAATCTCAATGGACTTACTATGATGACGATGAATTAACCGTGAAGATGAGAATGACCAAAGACATATTTGATAGCTTGATCCTTGATACAATCAGAGTTCTTAACAAGATCTATCTGAGAAGAGCCTGTGATTCTAAGGTTTCCCTAAAAGATTTTTAA